The window ATATTCCTAACCTGCTTAAGACTTGATCTATAGTTTACATCCTTGTCTCATTTTTGTGATCCATCACAATCTCCCTTTCAGAAAGCTCGTGCACAGTTTCCACCATACGTCCATATCTGGCTCGCTCTTCTCCATCCTCGTCTTACCCTCTTCCCCAACGGACTCCTGTCGCGATAAAACCATACACAAACACGAGTTAGATAGATCAAACCAATATGAATGGTAATTATTgcatagtagtaattaaattacctCAATGAATTGGCAATTGGAGAGGCGGTCAATAAGGTTCGAGAGGATGCCCTTTGTGTATTCGGGATGGCCTTGGATGCCCATGATGTGATCTCCATACCTAAACATCTCGACTCCGGTCCTCTCAGACCATGCTAGCACCTCTGCCTCCGGTGGGAGGGTCAAGACCTTAACGCAGTTCAGTTAGTATTCGGAACATAAAAACCAAGTTGAAGAGTTGAAGGAATCAAACCTCATCCCTATGGCATTCAATGATGGAAAGTGAAGTAGGCAGATTGAGAGATGTGAATATCTTTGATGGATAAAGTTGAACTTGCGTGATTCCAATGTCCCATCCTCCTTTAGCCCTCCCAATCTTTCCTCCAATAGCTCGTCCTAGTATCTAATCACACATCAAAATACCCTTGTCACACACAAAACATAAAGATCAGCAACACAATCAGCCTACTATATACACCTACTCATTTTCTTATCATCATGTCGTGAATTTCAAGTCTTTAGCTTTTGAAAAAGATACTGAAAAGACATCACAATATACTCTAATAAGgatataatgtaaataattcTTTCTAACTTGTGAATGATAAAGAGTCcaaaaaacatcaattttGTCAGAACAAAAGTTGGTGGTCTTAGGTTTAACCCAATATAGAAAACATTAAGTAGTGCAGAAAGTGACGTGGATGATCAATAATGGAATTAGCTAACCAGACAAATTATTCTCATCCACTAGTTTGTCCTGAAAAAAGTTTACAGTTACCAACTATACTAAATATTGCTCACTTCCCATGTGTAAATTACAtggattttcttctttttgttacTACTACTTCCGATAGAATCTAGTTTTACACACAGAGACACgcacaaatttaatcaatagAAGAAAATCCAATGGCGAGTATAAGCAATAAATGTAGCTAGTATTAAACAACATAATTTGATCTATAAACATTTATATGTAGTGTTCTTATAGCAATATAAACATTAGTATATTCAATCTTGGTTGCTTCGTTAATGGGTGTTATTATActgtaaaaaaacaaattggaGGTGGCGTGGCCGCAAACAAATCCAGTTGTACAGCATGAATAGGTGGAATCACAATAAAACCGAAAGGCTAGATATATGCAAACGTCCACTTGTGTACATGCAACTTCTAATGGAgtagagtttttttttgcttatttatcgtaaattttgaattgctTGCTACAAAATCAAGTGATAATTTatgagagatgaagatagactCAAACCCTTTTTACACATTTTCGGCagcaaaaaattaaagtttggCAACTTTACAATGTTTTgaccctttctctctctttttcttttcattttcatgcACAAGATTAACGGAAAACACGGGAGTGTTTAGTAACCTATTGGTTTCACATAAATAATTCCATAGtccaaataaatatacatttatagGCCCCATGAAACATTTTTACTAGaccatttctatatttaaaataaatataaatgacgAAATAACTTCTGAAAACCTCGGAAATAAAGGAGGAAAATCAATAGTCGTGGATCCCTAATTGTAGCACGCCAATATCgtaaatagaaatgaaaaaagaaggTCTAAATCAGGGGGACCAAacttagataaaaaaaaaacacacatacTCCCTAATTCATTgcagtttaaaaaaaatacatgttcGAATCGTCAACTGCAACTAATacagtatataaaataaaataaaaatgacctGATGACCGAAGCAAATACCGAGAAGCTTCTTATTCATGGCGCGAAGCTTGTTGAGCAGAATGAGGAGGTTGCAGATCCAGAGGTCGTCGGCGTAGGCGTCACTGCAGCTGCCGCTGATGACAAAGCCGTCGTAATCGGCGATCTGATCGTCGGCGGGGAAATCGCCCCTCGCCACCCTGAAAAGGTCCCAGCTCTCACCCTCCTCCTTCAGCATCCTCACGAACACGCCGTAGTATCCGCCGTAGAGCTTCTTCACGTATTCGGAGTCATCGGCGCAGAGGAGGATGCCGAATTTCTGGCCtcccattctctctctctctctcaatttgaTAGTATtgttgtagagagagaaagggaggAAGAGTCAGACAGGAGGAGAATGAAGAATATGGAAATGGGTGTGCTTGATCACCATACTCATTTCAAATCACTTATTTATAGACTATAGTAGCACGTACacatctttttttatatgtatcctcgttttaatttttcaataatcCTAAATAGCTCGAAAATCCTATCAGAATAATTCATTATACGGAACTTATGTTAAGTACTTATTTGTAGGCtcacttatttttatcatagATAGTATCTATTTATTCTGTGagctaataaattaattagccTTTACtttgtttgaaaaataatttatttatagaaaagaGTTTGACATTTTCTTGGTGTGATTTCTCGAAATCAACTGGTAATAATATGTAACGGgattatttaaatttcgcTGTCTTAActacataataaaaatgtttgGAATATGATTCGGTGAATAAGGTCTGATCATTATAAGTTACATATATACGATTGGGTGAATTAACAAATGGTGAGGTGTATACCATTCCTaattatttagtgctaaattatttttggtgtaGATAATAGACAATATCTCAGCTC is drawn from Salvia hispanica cultivar TCC Black 2014 chromosome 6, UniMelb_Shisp_WGS_1.0, whole genome shotgun sequence and contains these coding sequences:
- the LOC125193226 gene encoding gamma-glutamyl peptidase 5-like, encoding MGGQKFGILLCADDSEYVKKLYGGYYGVFVRMLKEEGESWDLFRVARGDFPADDQIADYDGFVISGSCSDAYADDLWICNLLILLNKLRAMNKKLLGICFGHQILGRAIGGKIGRAKGGWDIGITQVQLYPSKIFTSLNLPTSLSIIECHRDEVLTLPPEAEVLAWSERTGVEMFRYGDHIMGIQGHPEYTKGILSNLIDRLSNCQFIEESVGEEGKTRMEKSEPDMDVWWKLCTSFLKGRL